The following proteins are co-located in the Dromiciops gliroides isolate mDroGli1 chromosome 2, mDroGli1.pri, whole genome shotgun sequence genome:
- the LRRTM2 gene encoding leucine-rich repeat transmembrane neuronal protein 2: protein MGLHFKWPLGAPMLAALYAMSVVLKMLPALGMACPPKCRCEKLLFYCDSQGFHSVPNNTDKGSLGLSLRHNHISELERDQFASFSQLTWLHLDHNQISTVKEDSFQGLYKLKELILSSNKISYLPNTTFSQLLNLQNLDLSFNQLSSLHPELFYGLRKLQTLHLRSNSLRTIPVRLFWDCRSLEFLDLSTNRLRSLARNGFAGLIKLRELHLEHNQLTKINFAHFLRLSSLHTLFLQWNKISNLTCGMEWTWGTIEKLDLTGNEIKAIDFTVFETMPNLKILLMDNNKLHSLDSKILNSLRSLTTVGLSGNLWECSPKICALATWLSGFQGRWEHSILCHSPDHTQGEDILDAVYGFQLCWNLSTTVTAMATSYKDPTTEYTKRISSSSYHVGDKEIPTTAGIAVTTDEHFPEPDNAIFTQRVITGTMALLFSFFFIIFIVFISRKCCPPTLRRIRQCSMIQNHRQLRSQTRLHMSNMSDQGPYNEYEPTHEGPFIIINGYGQCKCQQLPYKECEV from the exons ATGG GCTTGCATTTCAAGTGGCCATTAGGGGCTCCTATGCTGGCAGCGCTATATGCAATGAGTGTGGTTTTAAAAATGCTGCCTGCCTTGGGCATGGCTTGTCCACCAAAATGCCGCTGCGAGAAGCTGCTCTTTTACTGTGACTCTCAGGGGTTTCACTCAGTGCCAAACAACACTGACAAGGGCTCTCTAGGTTTGTCACTGAGGCACAATCACATTTCTGAACTTGAAAGGGATCAATTTGCAAGCTTCAGTCAACTTACTTGGCTCCACTTAGACCATAATCAAATTTCAACAGTTAAAGAAGATTCTTTTCAAGGACTCTATAAACTTAAGGAATTAATCCTAAGTTCCAACAAAATCTCTTACTTGCCAAACACAACTTTTAGTCAACTGCTTAACCTGCAAAATTTGGACCTGTCTTTTAATCAGTTATCATCTCTGCATCCAGAATTGTTCTATGGCCTTCGGAAGCTGCAAACCTTACATTTGCGTTCCAATTCCCTGCGGACCATTCCTGTTCGCCTTTTCTGGGACTGTCGTAGTCTGGAGTTTCTGGATTTGAGCACAAATCGTTTGCGAAGTTTGGCTCGCAATGGATTTGCAGGATTAATCAAACTGAGAGAGCTTCACCTAGAGCACAACCAGCTGACAAAGATTAATTTTGCTCATTTCCTACGGCTAAGCAGTCTGCACACACTCTTCTTACAGTGGAACAAAATTAGCAACTTGACATGTGGGATGGAGTGGACCTGGGGCACCATAGAAAAGCTTGATTTGACTGGAAATGAAATCAAAGCCATCGATTTCACAGTGTTTGAGACCATGCCTAATCTTAAAATACTTCTAATGGATAACAACAAGCTACACAGCCTGGATTCCAAGATCTTAAATTCTCTCAGATCCTTAACTACAGTTGGCCTCTCTGGCAATCTGTGGGAATGCAGCCCCAAAATATGTGCACTGGCCACATGGTTGAGTGGCTTCCAAGGTCGGTGGGAGCACTCAATACTGTGCCACAGTCCAGACCACACCCAGGGAGAGGATATTCTAGATGCAGTTTATGGATTTCAGCTTTGCTGGAATTTATCAACTACTGTCACTGCCATGGCTACAAGTTATAAAGATCCAACCACTGAATACACAAAAAGAATAAGCTCATCAAGTTACCATGTGGGAGACAAAGAAATCCCAACTACTGCAGGCATAGCAGTTACTACTGATGAACACTTTCCTGAACCAGACAATGCCATCTTCACTCAGCGGGTAATTACAGGAACAATggctttattgttttctttcttttttattatttttatagtgttCATCTCCAGGAAATGCTGCCCTCCTACTTTAAGAAGAATTAGGCAGTGCTCAATGATTCAGAACCACAGGCAACTCCGATCCCAAACACGACTCCATATGTCAAATATGTCAGACCAAGGACCATATAATGAATATGAACCCACCCATGAAGGACCCTTCATCATCATTAATGGTTATGGACAGTGCAAGTGTCAGCAGCTGCCATATAAAGAATGTGAAGTATAA